From Channa argus isolate prfri chromosome 21, Channa argus male v1.0, whole genome shotgun sequence, one genomic window encodes:
- the acss3 gene encoding acyl-CoA synthetase short-chain family member 3, mitochondrial isoform X2, producing the protein MRLNFKHILGLSQRAPVHHKEAIGRTRWAVSAVQQRGRRAQGSHGAANSKKCVALQGCRNYASDTAYSRAFASARDNPAQFWAEVGQDISWFEPWSKTLHLDDPAFPDWFVGGKLNMCYNAVDRHVESGRGEQPAIIYDSPVTRTKQIITFRELKDQVSRLAGVLVKNGVQKGDLVVIYMPMVPQAMFTMLACARIGAPHSLIFGGFASKELSVRINHAKPKLMVTASFGIEPGRRVDYIPLVEKAMELSSHRPSKVLLYNRPNMEKVVLSPDLSLDWDEEMATAQPHDCVAVPSNHPLYVLYTSGTTGTPKGVVRDTAGYAVMLKWTMSNIYGLRPGDVWWAASDLGWVVGHSYICYGPLLHGNSTILYEGKPVGTPDPGAYFRVLSEHGASSMFTAPTAIRAIRQQDPHAKVGKKYPLSRFRSLFVAGERCDVETLEWAKKSFGVPVLDHWWQTETGSAITASCVGLGNSLTPPSGQAGKAVPGYNVTVIDDDMQHVKPRTLGNIVVRLPLPPGAALSLWQNRDLFKELYFTKFPGYYDTMDAGFVDEEGFVYIMSRSDDVINVAGHRLSTGALEEITPTIEDPGVFKDIERQVEKALGRGGA; encoded by the exons ATGCGCCTAAACTTCAAACACATACTGGGGCTGAGCCAGCGCGCTCCTGTTCACCACAAAGAGGCGATCGGTAGGACACGGTGGGCTGTCTCAGCGGTCCAGCAGCGCGGCCGAAGAGCACAAGGATCGCACGGTGCTGCAAACAGCAAAAAGTGTGTCGCGCTGCAGGGCTGCAGAAACTATGCGTCCGACACGGCGTACAGTCGAGCCTTCGCCTCCGCGAGAGACAACCCAGCGCAATTCTGGGCTGAGGTGGGACAGGACATAAGCTGGTTTGAACCATGGAGCAAAACTTTACACCTTGACGACCCCGCATTCCCAGACTG GTTTGTTGGAGGGAAGTTAAACATGTGCTACAATGCTGTGGATCGTCATGTAGAGAGCGGCCGTGGAGAGCAGCCTGCCATCATTTATGACAGCCCTGTGACTAGAACTAAACAGATCATCACCTTCAGAGAACTGAAAGACCAG GTGTCCAGATTAGCTGGAGTCTTAGTTAAGAATGGGGTACAGAAAGGAGATCTGGTGGTCATCTACATGCCCATGGTACCCCAGGCCATGTTCACCATGCTGGCTTGTGCACGGATCGGTGCTCCACACAGTCTCATCTTTGGCGGCTTTGCTTCCAAAGAGCTTTCTGTCCGCATCAATCACGCCAAG CCCAAGCTGATGGTTACAGCATCATTTGGCATTGAGCCAGGCAGGAGAGTGGACTACATCCCTCTGGTGGAGAAGGCAATGGAGCTGAGCTCTCACAGACCTTCCAAAGTTCTCCTCTACAACAGGCCCAACATG gAGAAAGTGGTGTTGAGTCCAGATTTGAGCCTTGACTGGGACGAGGAGATGGCCACTGCTCAGCCCCATGACTGTGTAGCTGTTCCCTCCAACCATCCTCTCTATGTCCTCTACACATCAGGGACCACAGGAACACCAAAG GGTGTTGTGCGAGACACTGCAGGCTACGCTGTGATGCTGAAATGGACCATGTCAAATATTTATGGACTCAGACCTGGAGAT GTTTGGTGGGCAGCATCAGACCTAGGCTGGGTGGTTGGCCATTCATACATCTGCTATGGTCCTCTGCTCCACGGGAACAGCACAATTCTTTATGAG GGTAAGCCCGTAGGGACTCCAGACCCAGGAGCGTACTTCCGTGTACTGTCTGAACACGGAGCTTCCTCCATGTTTACAGCACCCACTGCTATTCGAGCCATTCGCCAGCAGGACCCCCATGCTAAAGTCGGGAAAAAGTACCCCCTTTCAAG GTTCCGCTCATTATTTGTGGCAGGAGAGCGATGTGATGTGGAGACGCTGGAATGGGCAAAGAAGAGCTTTGGGGTTCCTGTCCTGGACCACTGGTGGCAGACTG AAACTGGCTCTGCTATAACCGCCTCGTGTGTTGGTCTGGGGAATTCGCTCACGCCACCTTCAGGCCAGGCTGGCAAAGCTGTTCCAGGTTATAATG TCACAGTGATCGATGATGACATGCAGCACGTGAAACCAAGAACCCTGGGCAATATTGTGGTGAG aCTACCTTTACCACCTGGTGCAGCACTGTCACTGTGGCAGAACAGGGATCTGTTCAAAGAGCTCTACTTCACCAAGTTCCCA GGCTACTATGACACCATGGATGCTGGTTTTGTAGACGAGGAGGGTTTTGTTTACATCATGTCCcgttctgatgatgtcatcaacgTGGCAGGACACAGACTGTCTACTGGAGCGTTGGAGGAG ATCACGCCAACGATCGAGGACCCAGGAGTGTTCAAAGACATCGAGAGGCAGGTAGAAAAAGCTCTGGGACGCGGTGGTGCCTGA
- the acss3 gene encoding acyl-CoA synthetase short-chain family member 3, mitochondrial isoform X1, whose product MRLNFKHILGLSQRAPVHHKEAIGRTRWAVSAVQQRGRRAQGSHGAANSKKCVALQGCRNYASDTAYSRAFASARDNPAQFWAEVGQDISWFEPWSKTLHLDDPAFPDWFVGGKLNMCYNAVDRHVESGRGEQPAIIYDSPVTRTKQIITFRELKDQVSRLAGVLVKNGVQKGDLVVIYMPMVPQAMFTMLACARIGAPHSLIFGGFASKELSVRINHAKPKLMVTASFGIEPGRRVDYIPLVEKAMELSSHRPSKVLLYNRPNMEKVVLSPDLSLDWDEEMATAQPHDCVAVPSNHPLYVLYTSGTTGTPKGVVRDTAGYAVMLKWTMSNIYGLRPGDVWWAASDLGWVVGHSYICYGPLLHGNSTILYEGKPVGTPDPGAYFRVLSEHGASSMFTAPTAIRAIRQQDPHAKVGKKYPLSRFRSLFVAGERCDVETLEWAKKSFGVPVLDHWWQTETGSAITASCVGLGNSLTPPSGQAGKAVPGYNVTVIDDDMQHVKPRTLGNIVVRLPLPPGAALSLWQNRDLFKELYFTKFPGYYDTMDAGFVDEEGFVYIMSRSDDVINVAGHRLSTGALEESVMQHPEVGECAVVGLEDTLKGHVPLALCILKNGVQDKEKVTNEIVKLVRETIGPVAAFRKVLFVRELPKTRSGKIPRSSLAKLVNGKPYKITPTIEDPGVFKDIERQVEKALGRGGA is encoded by the exons ATGCGCCTAAACTTCAAACACATACTGGGGCTGAGCCAGCGCGCTCCTGTTCACCACAAAGAGGCGATCGGTAGGACACGGTGGGCTGTCTCAGCGGTCCAGCAGCGCGGCCGAAGAGCACAAGGATCGCACGGTGCTGCAAACAGCAAAAAGTGTGTCGCGCTGCAGGGCTGCAGAAACTATGCGTCCGACACGGCGTACAGTCGAGCCTTCGCCTCCGCGAGAGACAACCCAGCGCAATTCTGGGCTGAGGTGGGACAGGACATAAGCTGGTTTGAACCATGGAGCAAAACTTTACACCTTGACGACCCCGCATTCCCAGACTG GTTTGTTGGAGGGAAGTTAAACATGTGCTACAATGCTGTGGATCGTCATGTAGAGAGCGGCCGTGGAGAGCAGCCTGCCATCATTTATGACAGCCCTGTGACTAGAACTAAACAGATCATCACCTTCAGAGAACTGAAAGACCAG GTGTCCAGATTAGCTGGAGTCTTAGTTAAGAATGGGGTACAGAAAGGAGATCTGGTGGTCATCTACATGCCCATGGTACCCCAGGCCATGTTCACCATGCTGGCTTGTGCACGGATCGGTGCTCCACACAGTCTCATCTTTGGCGGCTTTGCTTCCAAAGAGCTTTCTGTCCGCATCAATCACGCCAAG CCCAAGCTGATGGTTACAGCATCATTTGGCATTGAGCCAGGCAGGAGAGTGGACTACATCCCTCTGGTGGAGAAGGCAATGGAGCTGAGCTCTCACAGACCTTCCAAAGTTCTCCTCTACAACAGGCCCAACATG gAGAAAGTGGTGTTGAGTCCAGATTTGAGCCTTGACTGGGACGAGGAGATGGCCACTGCTCAGCCCCATGACTGTGTAGCTGTTCCCTCCAACCATCCTCTCTATGTCCTCTACACATCAGGGACCACAGGAACACCAAAG GGTGTTGTGCGAGACACTGCAGGCTACGCTGTGATGCTGAAATGGACCATGTCAAATATTTATGGACTCAGACCTGGAGAT GTTTGGTGGGCAGCATCAGACCTAGGCTGGGTGGTTGGCCATTCATACATCTGCTATGGTCCTCTGCTCCACGGGAACAGCACAATTCTTTATGAG GGTAAGCCCGTAGGGACTCCAGACCCAGGAGCGTACTTCCGTGTACTGTCTGAACACGGAGCTTCCTCCATGTTTACAGCACCCACTGCTATTCGAGCCATTCGCCAGCAGGACCCCCATGCTAAAGTCGGGAAAAAGTACCCCCTTTCAAG GTTCCGCTCATTATTTGTGGCAGGAGAGCGATGTGATGTGGAGACGCTGGAATGGGCAAAGAAGAGCTTTGGGGTTCCTGTCCTGGACCACTGGTGGCAGACTG AAACTGGCTCTGCTATAACCGCCTCGTGTGTTGGTCTGGGGAATTCGCTCACGCCACCTTCAGGCCAGGCTGGCAAAGCTGTTCCAGGTTATAATG TCACAGTGATCGATGATGACATGCAGCACGTGAAACCAAGAACCCTGGGCAATATTGTGGTGAG aCTACCTTTACCACCTGGTGCAGCACTGTCACTGTGGCAGAACAGGGATCTGTTCAAAGAGCTCTACTTCACCAAGTTCCCA GGCTACTATGACACCATGGATGCTGGTTTTGTAGACGAGGAGGGTTTTGTTTACATCATGTCCcgttctgatgatgtcatcaacgTGGCAGGACACAGACTGTCTACTGGAGCGTTGGAGGAG TCTGTGATGCAGCATCCTGAAGTGGGAGAATGTGCTGTTGTGGGTTTAGAGGACACTCTGAAGGGACATGTCCCCTTGGCTTTGTGTATACTCAAGAACG GTGTGCAGGATAAAGAAAAGGTCACAAATGAGATAGTGAAGCTTGTGCGAGAGACCATCGGACCCGTTGCTGCCTTCAGAAAAGTGCTTTTTGTCCGAGAGTTGCCGAAGACGCGCTCTGGCAAGATCCCTCGCTCCTCTTTGGCCAAGCTGGTCAACGGCAAACCCTACAAG ATCACGCCAACGATCGAGGACCCAGGAGTGTTCAAAGACATCGAGAGGCAGGTAGAAAAAGCTCTGGGACGCGGTGGTGCCTGA
- the acss3 gene encoding acyl-CoA synthetase short-chain family member 3, mitochondrial isoform X3 yields MCYNAVDRHVESGRGEQPAIIYDSPVTRTKQIITFRELKDQVSRLAGVLVKNGVQKGDLVVIYMPMVPQAMFTMLACARIGAPHSLIFGGFASKELSVRINHAKPKLMVTASFGIEPGRRVDYIPLVEKAMELSSHRPSKVLLYNRPNMEKVVLSPDLSLDWDEEMATAQPHDCVAVPSNHPLYVLYTSGTTGTPKGVVRDTAGYAVMLKWTMSNIYGLRPGDVWWAASDLGWVVGHSYICYGPLLHGNSTILYEGKPVGTPDPGAYFRVLSEHGASSMFTAPTAIRAIRQQDPHAKVGKKYPLSRFRSLFVAGERCDVETLEWAKKSFGVPVLDHWWQTETGSAITASCVGLGNSLTPPSGQAGKAVPGYNVTVIDDDMQHVKPRTLGNIVVRLPLPPGAALSLWQNRDLFKELYFTKFPGYYDTMDAGFVDEEGFVYIMSRSDDVINVAGHRLSTGALEESVMQHPEVGECAVVGLEDTLKGHVPLALCILKNGVQDKEKVTNEIVKLVRETIGPVAAFRKVLFVRELPKTRSGKIPRSSLAKLVNGKPYKITPTIEDPGVFKDIERQVEKALGRGGA; encoded by the exons ATGTGCTACAATGCTGTGGATCGTCATGTAGAGAGCGGCCGTGGAGAGCAGCCTGCCATCATTTATGACAGCCCTGTGACTAGAACTAAACAGATCATCACCTTCAGAGAACTGAAAGACCAG GTGTCCAGATTAGCTGGAGTCTTAGTTAAGAATGGGGTACAGAAAGGAGATCTGGTGGTCATCTACATGCCCATGGTACCCCAGGCCATGTTCACCATGCTGGCTTGTGCACGGATCGGTGCTCCACACAGTCTCATCTTTGGCGGCTTTGCTTCCAAAGAGCTTTCTGTCCGCATCAATCACGCCAAG CCCAAGCTGATGGTTACAGCATCATTTGGCATTGAGCCAGGCAGGAGAGTGGACTACATCCCTCTGGTGGAGAAGGCAATGGAGCTGAGCTCTCACAGACCTTCCAAAGTTCTCCTCTACAACAGGCCCAACATG gAGAAAGTGGTGTTGAGTCCAGATTTGAGCCTTGACTGGGACGAGGAGATGGCCACTGCTCAGCCCCATGACTGTGTAGCTGTTCCCTCCAACCATCCTCTCTATGTCCTCTACACATCAGGGACCACAGGAACACCAAAG GGTGTTGTGCGAGACACTGCAGGCTACGCTGTGATGCTGAAATGGACCATGTCAAATATTTATGGACTCAGACCTGGAGAT GTTTGGTGGGCAGCATCAGACCTAGGCTGGGTGGTTGGCCATTCATACATCTGCTATGGTCCTCTGCTCCACGGGAACAGCACAATTCTTTATGAG GGTAAGCCCGTAGGGACTCCAGACCCAGGAGCGTACTTCCGTGTACTGTCTGAACACGGAGCTTCCTCCATGTTTACAGCACCCACTGCTATTCGAGCCATTCGCCAGCAGGACCCCCATGCTAAAGTCGGGAAAAAGTACCCCCTTTCAAG GTTCCGCTCATTATTTGTGGCAGGAGAGCGATGTGATGTGGAGACGCTGGAATGGGCAAAGAAGAGCTTTGGGGTTCCTGTCCTGGACCACTGGTGGCAGACTG AAACTGGCTCTGCTATAACCGCCTCGTGTGTTGGTCTGGGGAATTCGCTCACGCCACCTTCAGGCCAGGCTGGCAAAGCTGTTCCAGGTTATAATG TCACAGTGATCGATGATGACATGCAGCACGTGAAACCAAGAACCCTGGGCAATATTGTGGTGAG aCTACCTTTACCACCTGGTGCAGCACTGTCACTGTGGCAGAACAGGGATCTGTTCAAAGAGCTCTACTTCACCAAGTTCCCA GGCTACTATGACACCATGGATGCTGGTTTTGTAGACGAGGAGGGTTTTGTTTACATCATGTCCcgttctgatgatgtcatcaacgTGGCAGGACACAGACTGTCTACTGGAGCGTTGGAGGAG TCTGTGATGCAGCATCCTGAAGTGGGAGAATGTGCTGTTGTGGGTTTAGAGGACACTCTGAAGGGACATGTCCCCTTGGCTTTGTGTATACTCAAGAACG GTGTGCAGGATAAAGAAAAGGTCACAAATGAGATAGTGAAGCTTGTGCGAGAGACCATCGGACCCGTTGCTGCCTTCAGAAAAGTGCTTTTTGTCCGAGAGTTGCCGAAGACGCGCTCTGGCAAGATCCCTCGCTCCTCTTTGGCCAAGCTGGTCAACGGCAAACCCTACAAG ATCACGCCAACGATCGAGGACCCAGGAGTGTTCAAAGACATCGAGAGGCAGGTAGAAAAAGCTCTGGGACGCGGTGGTGCCTGA